The Vicia villosa cultivar HV-30 ecotype Madison, WI unplaced genomic scaffold, Vvil1.0 ctg.000444F_1_1, whole genome shotgun sequence sequence TATGTTAAGAATATGCCATCAATATTTCATTGAAGTTGTCTCTAAGGGTATGTTAAGAATAGGCCATCAATATTTCATTGAAGTTGTCTCTAAGGGTATGTTAAGAATAGGCCATCAGTATTTCATTGAAGTTGTCTCTAAGGGTATATTTGGATTAGAATGAAATAAAGTGTTAAATAAGGAGATTATATTGCTTAGATTTGCAAATAATGGGTGAGGTTGAATTAGAGATGTGCAAAATTATGATTAACTCAACTTGAATtgcactaaaaaaaaaaaaacttgaaccaCTAAATAGTTAATAAACTAAACCACTTAATAAAAACAATTCAGTTaaccaaaaataatttaaaaaactagTTTAAACCATTTAactaattgttttaaaaaatattaataaaaaaaaagcaaagtaaaaataaataaaaaaattctaaatatatatttaaaaaatatttctctTGAACGattttaaaaagtattttttaaaataaaataaaataattccaaaaataaaaaatattgttttttgaaataaaaatatgtgaaaattaaaaaaaaaatcttatgaaaaaaatgatttgtttaaatttttaaaatatttttcaaataaaaaaattggttCTAATAGAGTTCAAAATATAAAGTTGATTTATAAATACAAACTAGTTATACACTGAATTAAAATTAGGAATGACAACGGGTAGGGTCGGGTGCGGGTTTAACACAATCCAAACTCGCACCCGAAATCACCACCCAAACCCAAAAActattcgggtgacaaaataacacccacgtccACACCAGTTGAATTTAGGTTTTTTCACCCGAACCCTcagcaaaacacataaaatacaacAATATTGAAAATTTTCATTCATTTTCATTCAATTAttgatagttttattttatacatttatttttaaatacgtgtaataattttttaagtaaaatttattaaaaagatgcttttataaataattgttttaaaaaataagtgaaaaattaaattgaaaggtaaaaaaaagtctattaatatattaaaaaaatgaaaaaaatataaataaaaaataggcggACAAGCCCTCCACTTGCCAATCCGCCATTTTGGCGGGACGAGTATGATTTTTATGTCCATTTCACTTGCCAGACTTGCTCGCCCGGCTCGTTTTTTGGTGGGCTTAAGGCGGGGCAGACGACCAGTTTTGCCACCCTACTTATATATTTAGGCGCACTTATGTAATTTTAGGTCTAAATGGTGCGATTTCAAATTCCGGGTGCGagtttcacactatccaaacccgcacccaaaatatcgggtggcacccgaacccagtTAACTCGGATTTTcaccgttgactcgggttcgggtgggcCCAGCGGGTTTGGGTCTTCCTGCCATCCCtaattaaaattgttttaacaattaattgtatttttattgaTGTGGTTATTGAAAACTGAACTAAATCATTAATATGGTTTGATTTATTGCAGTGTAGTTCATGAATCACAAACACTACTGAGTAAAATGGAACATGATGACATTCATTCCATCTAATTCTCTATTTATTATTCTAtataattttctatttatattttattctgCTCCACTTCGTTTCATTGCGTTATTTTCTATTCCATTAATACAAACATAGCCTCAgtctaaaatattatttaaaattaagtttGATATGATCTTTGAATAAAGGCAAATTATTGAATAAAATGGAAAAATGAGATCATAAAACTTAACTCATCAAACAAATAGAAAAATCGATAAAAaaattttggttaaaaaaaaagttttaaagcaTAAATTGCATCATCATGAAAAATTGATATCTAATACTTATTTCATACCAATCGACCTTAAGTTTACGCCATGACGGCTATGAGATATTGTCTACTTTGAGTGTGAGAACCCTTacaattttatcttttaaaaaagaaaactaGTTAGATTGAAATATATGAGTGTTGTATATAAATTATTCTTAACCTTGGAAATTATGTTCTTTAAAATCCTTTAGGTGTTAGACTAAACAAAAATGCATATTAACTGTGTTTTATTTaatatcaattattttattttcatattcaattattttaaattccacatgttatttattttcatttttaattattttaaacttaaactattattaaaattaaaagactTAATAGACACAATTATGTGGAAGAAAGAGTAACTTTACCATTTGAGCTCATATGCATTtcagattttaattcaaaaattaaatatttattaatataatcttattatctttgacactttaagaactcttaatatattttaaaaataaaatgttcaaATTAAATTTATACCCACTAAAATCATATTTGATATTATTCAAATTATTCAAATACATTTgttaacaaattaaaattaatttttaataacactaaaataaaacattattttttaaaacaaaacattcacttacaaaattaaattaagaaaattatttttaataatcaaaCAGATTTAAATacgtattttttaataatatttaactttatataatatttatttattttttaaataatattcaaACACATCTACTATCTAGCTATTATTAGAAGATGTCACcactctaccaaaaatatcatttGCTATTTTAAACTTTACAAAGCAAAAAGGATATATTAGTACTCACATAAAGATTAATATAATCACACTCTCTAATCAATAAAGTGTTGACATTTGCCAATACAAAATCACTTTctcatttcaaattatatttttcctccttttacaaattaaattatttctatCTTTCACTCCCTTTATTAAATACCCTACACACTTTAcaattttcatttcaatttttctcccttaattttctttttttctttttattttttaaaatataaataaattaataaattaaatcttttttaatgCAAAGAAGAGAAATACGTAAAAATTTACTCAAtcgaaaacataattattttatgattattaaaaaatcattcataattaataaaaaattatattttcaaatgtcaaaatttctactttaTGGACAGGCCACTATCATcaaaatacttttttattttaattaaaaattgtttttatttgagacacaaaattcttattttcaaatgtcaaattttttattttttcacgggGCATTATCagcaaaacacatattttattttaattaaccattgtctttatttgaaacacaaaattcttatttttaaatgtcaaaatttctatttttattacgaGGCACTATCAACacgatacctattttattttaagtataaTTCAATATAAATACACGAATAAATGACACTTCAATATATATTCATTGcttcataaaattattatttagctttgttatgatttttacaatatctatctcaaaattatattatatcttaCTCATTATAACTTTGCACTTGTCTTTAATGTTATGAGACACAACAAGTTAGATCCAAGCAACAAAACATGTATAGATgttaatttgcatttgataaagtgACACTAAGCACAATcagttaaatataaataaaaagacaTACATAAATTGACTCTTTcaatgataaaatattttaaatattaatatgtattCTAATCTTTTCATTGTAATATGATTGATGAACTGATTCAGAAAATTATACCTGATACCCCTATCTTTATCCCTCTACccatacattttttaaaatatttcaattatatccttttaattaataaaataattttattatttaatatttatcatttCACACCCTTACCAAAGTGCATCAGATAACTTACAATCAAGTTTTCCTAAAAAGTATGCACCATCATCATTTTTAAATGGTTTTAGATTTTTTTCCTAACAACCCTTTCATGTTTCCATCATATTTTGATTTCATAGAGATTAAATATAGTGTCTCCAATGCCCCAACTACTTTCATGATTACCGACTAACCTCaaaaaccaacacgagtcttttcatcATACGTTTTCCTCAATCACACGTTGTGGGGTTAGTCAGTAAGCTTGAAAGTAGTTTTTGGCGTTACAGACACAACATTTAATCTTGATAAAGTAAAAATATGATGGAAACATGAAAGGGTTGTTAGGAAAAAATCTAAAACCATTTAAAAATGATGATGGTGCATAGTTTTTAactaatccaaaaataaataaaaactaaaataaaaaatttaggcAACAAGGAAAAATCGTGgctaaaagtaaataaaatcgtTACAAACTGGATAAcctgactgcaagttatccggtgaaaaAAATTACAAACTGGATAACTTAcagtcaagttatccggtgaagaaaaattacaaaccagataacttgactgcaaattatccggtgaagaaaaattacaaaccaaaaaacttgactgcaagttatccggtgaagaaaattACAAACCGAAAAACTTGATTGCAAGTTATTCAATGCACTATAGCAGGGATGTGAAATTGTAAATAGTGATATCTTAATAAATACGcgtataaaactatttttaattttataccattttatattattagtatgtATTGCAAATTTAACTCTGCATATATGCAATAAGTATTTTTTTTCCAATGGAGTCAGTAAATAGTCAAAATAGAATATAAGAATTACAACATATTTTGTATGTATAACTTTTAATGATAAAAATTGTttcttttaaatgaataatataatatattactcTAATGTTTGAATTTaacgaaaaataataattatttagagATAAAAATGagtttggatcctctccttcaacaTTTTCTCTACTCCTTCACATtatgtctctatctctctctaacATTTTCTCCCTCTTATTATATTTATACTTTTTTATAATTCTCTCTTTACATTTGCATGTGTTTTGGTTGAAGGAGAGGGATGGATGGAAGGAGAGGATTCATTGTGgataaaaatacatttatgacccgtttgtttaattttttaaaatattttttatagtgTAACATAGTTTTGctagaattttttaatataacttttttttaaaaagaaattttaaatgaaaaactagtttgaataattatttttaaaatattattttatagtatttaaaacgaaaaataatttttttggatatcaaaatttaaaaatcattttggggatatatatatattttttaaaattgtaattttaaatatatttttatcttcaataatatatatttatgttataaaatgtcaaaattaaagttttaattgataaaaaacgAATTTAAAAAAACtcgtattatttaaaaaaaatatttttataaaatcaattttaaaacacacccaaaaaaaaatcattttttaagctAAAACAAATGGGCTCTTAATGTTAAAAGTCATTACAAATCTCATTAAACTTGTATATTAAGTTTCAAAATTGATAATCAGAAAATCCAACACAAAATACATGTTTGTGGCATAAATGGAAAACATGCTTGGGAAAAGCAAAATGATGATGATAAGGACAAAGGAATAAAGTAAATACTCATTggctttgacttttgactttgtaAGAAATATTGTGAATTTGGACCTATTATTATTTAAGTAAATTACATTTTCCTTCTTGATAAGCTTGAATTAAACTATCCCTTAAATATTCATTTCTATTCTTTgagaattaattatataaaaaagtcATACTTTCCATCTCTATAGGATGCTTGAATTACACTTTTaacctaaataattttttttaaataaatttaaatattattttcaattgttttagttaaataaatattatatatttttaataaatataatataaatgaaaaaaatacaaagaaaaagataGATGCATGAACCTAACCTGaaactaaaaaattattttgaccaAAATTATCCCTTATGAAATCATCATTCTTACAAATTGGAATAAGTCCCACTAAATCTCATTTTGAATGTAAAAATATGCATTTGTTATATGATCTATACATTATTATCATCAGGTTTAATGAGAGGCacgtaaaaataaaagaaaacggATGGCATAAAGATAATTTTCAATCTGGAAAAAATGCCAAACttccattaaaaaaatataatattttctcttaagaaaataaaataaatttattattgactTCTTTTTATGCCAAAAAATAGAAAtggtaatttaatttaaatattttatttacaattttatGATTGTGTatcataaaatttaatttaaattagctaactttataaattttaattatgtcttcaactttttttaatgaaatttgatttgatttaatttaatttttaatatattttttcaaaattaatcaagttgaTAGGGTGATTTTATTAAAACTTTGAGCATCATATTTCTCCTTTATCACAAGGGTTTATTTGACTTTGTGTTGGCTTCTAGGACAAGAAAAGTTATATatactaataaattaaaataatctttCAATCATGattaaaaaatcatatatatatatatatatatatatatatatatatatatatatatatatatatatatatatatatatatatatatatatatggttgggTAGCTCAAATGATATGTGATAGTAAGTtaaatgaatttaaattatgcGTCCAAATTTCAATACTAGACGATAatagttatttatattttttttatgtaaagATCGATGTTGTtcatatttataaatcaatactcatttttatttattaatgagtgataaaaaataaacaaagaaaaatatataaatttatatgtcattaatgagtgtgaaaaaaagaaaaaagaatatatatatatatatatatatatatatatatatatatatatatatatatatatatatatatatatatatatatatatatatatatatatatatatatatttaacagTCACAATTGTCCTTGGAAATAtcgataattttattattattatttttattaaaaaaaaaagtcctTTCTTCTTATAAATAGTTATACAGTCTTCACCATAAAACATCATGCTCCTCTTTgttcatatataaaaattaattaatttttttcccaTGGCTAATGTTGATTGGGATCTCTTTTCCATTGTGCGTAGCTGCAAAGCTACCTCATTAACTCCTTCCATCATTTCTGAACCATTACCTAACATTCACTCTATTTTTGAAACCTCACCTCACACCCCAACCAACATATCACTTCAAAATTACACCCCatcttactttgatgattttaaTTTGTCCCATGAAAATAACCCAATTCCTTTTTCACCACCCAAATCAAATGATTTCTTACCGATACAAAATTTTATACCGAATTTTAAACCAAACTATAATAACAATCTAATGGTTTTTCCCAAACCGATTGCTTACATTGAAATTACAACCGAACATTTTGATCTTGCATACAATCATCCATCAGTTCTCCATGAACTTCAAAGAGAATGCAATAAACTATCAATTCCATCACTCCAAACTAGTTTTGGGATTGTACCGAATACACTTTCACAACCTTCAAAAAGAAAATCTTGGAAAAagtataatatttattcatattatttattatttatacatATTGATCATTAATCAATCTTTTTACGTTTAATTATTTCCAACTTGTATAGATAACAAAAAGACATTGAGTCCTAAAAACTATTAACTTTTTGTTTTTTACAGGAAGAATAATAATACAAAGATATTGGAGTGTCATTTGAGTGTAGAGAAGATCAAAGAAGATCCGTGGACATGGAGAAAATATGGAGAAAAAATCATCAAAGGGTCTTCACATCCAAGGTTTTTATACATTAAAAActcaaattttaatatatttttattcatattaaaaataataattggttaACTAATACACGCACCCAAGCATATTGTTTTAAATAGTGCTAGAAAGCATTCCAAAAAATGaatcaacaataaaaaaattagggttaaataaattttttgtctctataaatattgtagttttatttttagtccctctctGACAACTGTTTTAGCTGGTTTTGACAGtggtttttttgtaaaaaacgTTGTCTAAAGacatggagggactaaaaatgaaaacaacaatatttatagtgataaaaaatttatttaacccaaaaaaataatggtattgttttttaaaatgctattaaagtatttttttaaattgtaactttTTATTTGGTTTATAGTGCTTTTTATAAAAAGagttataaacataaaaaaattgattaattttaattaaaacatcTTTATCTCTTTAGTAATAAAGCACTATAAAAATCCTAGTATTTTCTAATAgtgcttttttatattaaaaaagttgTTTAGGGCGATTTTAAATGTGAACTTTGGTGTAGTGATATAtgatttttgtttaaaatgttaTGATATAGTGTTGTTTAATATAGAAGTTATAATTTTGCAGGAGCTACTACAAATGTAGCAGCTTCAAAGATTGTCAAGCAAAAAAACTAGtagaaaaaagcaaaaacaaaGAGAATACTTATGTTGTGACGTATAAAGGAAAACACAATCATAAAGAGCCAAAATGTAACAACAAATTTGTCACTGGCACCTCCCGAAACAAGTCATCAAAGAGAGTATTATCTACTTCTAAAGCTGTTGAATCATCCTCAAATGTAAGAAGCATGGGTTCACCTAATGTTGTAATGGCACACTTTAATCAGACAGAGAATATCAATGCTCAAATTCTCTCGCCTCAATCAAAAGTCCTATATCCAGAAAATGAGCTTACATCAAATGGTTTGCTTGTTTCCCAAGAAACGGTATCGTCTTCAATTGTTGGAAACTCGGGATCATCTAATGTGATGAAGTTGCAGTTTGATGACCCAAAGAGAGGTGGTGCTCAAGTTTTGACTTGTGAATCAATAATTCCTTGTTCACAAACAAAATCAATTGGAAGTTGTGATGATGATGACCATGAAATTTTGATACCAAACATGAGAGCAATGTCGGAGGATATTTTACTAGACTTCAACCACCTCAATGG is a genomic window containing:
- the LOC131628356 gene encoding WRKY transcription factor 22-like is translated as MVFPKPIAYIEITTEHFDLAYNHPSVLHELQRECNKLSIPSLQTSFGIVPNTLSQPSKRKSWKKKNNNTKILECHLSVEKIKEDPWTWRKYGEKIIKGSSHPRSYYKCSSFKDCQAKKLVEKSKNKENTYVVTYKGKHNHKEPKCNNKFVTGTSRNKSSKRVLSTSKAVESSSNVRSMGSPNVVMAHFNQTENINAQILSPQSKVLYPENELTSNGLLVSQETVSSSIVGNSGSSNVMKLQFDDPKRGGAQVLTCESIIPCSQTKSIGSCDDDDHEILIPNMRAMSEDILLDFNHLNGGRLFS